A genome region from Megalobrama amblycephala isolate DHTTF-2021 linkage group LG16, ASM1881202v1, whole genome shotgun sequence includes the following:
- the grik1b gene encoding glutamate receptor ionotropic, kainate 1 isoform X8 yields the protein MPNTTLTYDIQRINLFDSFEASRRACDQLALGVAAVFGPSHSSSVSAVQSICNALEVPHIQTRWKHPSVDNKDSFYINLYPDYASISRAVLDIVQFYKWKAVTVVYEDATGLIRLQELIKAPSRYSIKIKIRQLPIGSKDARPLLKEMKKGKEFCVIFDCSYQTAADVLKQLLSMGMMTEYYHFFFTTLDLYALDLEPYRYSGVNMTGFRLLNIDSPQVASVVEKWSMERLQAPPKPETGLLDGMMTTEAALMYDAVYMVAAASQRASQITVSSLQCHRHKPWRFGSRFISLFKEEGNKAQWNGLTGQIIINKTDGLRKDFDLDIISLKEDGMEKQFMENGRFNKVWKKIGVWNSNTGLNLTDSNKDKNANVTDSMANRTLIVTTILENPYVMYKKSDKPLYGNDRFEGYCLDLLKELSNILGFSYEVKLVSDGKYGAQNDKGEWNGMVRELIDHVADLAVAPLTITYVREKVIDFSKPFMTLGISILYHKPNGTNPGVFSFLNPLSPDIWMYVLLACLGVSCVLFVIARFTPYEWYNPHPCNPDSDVVENNFTLINSVWFGVGALMQQGSELMPKALSTRIVGGIWWFFTLIIISSYTANLAAFLTVERMDSPIDSADDLAKQTKIEYGAVRDGSTMTFFKKSKISTYEKMWAFMSSRKNTALVKNNREGIQRVLTTDYALLMESTSIEYISQRNCNLTQIGGLIDSKGYGVGTPIGSPYRDKVTIAILQLQEEGKLHMMKEKWWRGNGCPEEDSKEASALGVENIGGIFIVLAAGLVLSVFVAIGEFIYKSRKNLDIEEVSVGQCEWHNKY from the exons CCTGTGATCAGCTGGCTCTCGGTGTGGCCGCGGTGTTCGGCCCGTCCCACAGTTCTTCAGTGAGTGCGGTCCAGTCCATCTGTAACGCGCTGGAGGTTCCTCACATCCAGACCCGCTGGAAACACCCGTCTGTGGACAACAAAGACAGCTTCTACATCAACCTGTACCCAGACTACGCCTCCATCAGCCGCGCTGTGCTGGACATCGTGCAGTTCTACAAGTGGAAAGCCGTGACGGTGGTGTACGAGGACGCAACAG gTCTAATTCGTCTTCAGGAGCTGATCAAGGCTCCGTCGCGGTACAGTATCAAGATCAAAATCCGACAGTTACCGATAGGAAGTAAAGATGCCCGGCCGCTTCTTAAAGAGATGAAGAAGGGGAAGGAGTTTTGTGTCATCTTTGACTGCTCGTACCAGACCGCTGCAGACGTCCTCAAACAG CTGTTGTCTATGGGCATGATGACAGAATACTACCATTTCTTTTTTACCACTCTG GATCTGTATGCGTTGGACCTGGAGCCGTACAGATACAGCGGGGTGAACATGACGGGATTCCGTCTGCTCAACATCGACAGCCCTCAGGTGGCGTCAGTGGTGGAGAAATGGTCCATGGAGCGACTGCAGGCTCCACCCAAACCCGAGACCGGCCTGCTGGATGGAATGATGACA ACTGAAGCAGCGCTGATGTATGACGCGGTGTATATGGTGGCTGCCGCGTCCCAGCGAGCGTCTCAGATCACCGTGAGCTCACTGCAGTGTCACCGGCACAAACCCTGGCGCTTCGGCTCCAGATTCATCAGCCTGTTCAAAGAG GAAGGAAATAAG GCTCAGTGGAACGGACTGACCGGACAGATAATCATAAACAAGACGGACGGCCTGAGGAAAGATTTTGATCTTGACATCATCAGTCTGAAAGAGGATGGGATGGAAAAG CAGTTTATGGAAAATGGTCGTTTTAACAAAGTGTGGAAGAAG ATTGGTGTGTGGAACTCAAACACTGGCCTTAACctgacagacagcaacaaaGACAAAAACGCCAACGTGACCGACTCCATGGCCAACCGGACACTTATTGTCACCACAATTCTG GAAAACCCGTATGTGATGTACAAGAAGTCAGATAAGCCTCTGTATGGGAACGACCGGTTTGAAGGCTACTGTTTGGACCTGCTGAAGGAGTTGTCCAACATCCTGGGCTTTTCCTATGAGGTCAAACTGGTGTCTGATGGGAAATACGGAGCCCAGAATGACAAAGGAGAGTGGAACGGCATGGTCAGAGAGCTAATCGATCAC GTGGCAGATTTGGCCGTAGCGCCACTCACCATCACTTACGTGAGAGAGAAAGTCATTGATTTTTCCAAGCCCTTCATGACTCTGGGAATCTCTATTCTCTACCACAAACCCAATGGCACCAATCCAGGCGTGTTCTCCTTCCTGAATCCGCTCTCTCCGGACATCTGGATGTATGTGCTGCTGGCCTGCCTCGGGGTCAGCTGTGTGCTGTTCGTCATCGCCAG GTTTACCCCGTATGAATGGTACAACCCTCATCCCTGCAACCCTGATTCTGATGTGGTCGAGAACAACTTCACTTTAATCAACAGTGTTTGGTTTGGGGTTGGAGCCCTTATGCAGCAAG GATCGGAGTTGATGCCCAAGGCTTTGTCCACCAGGATTGTTGGAGGGATCTGGTGGTTCTTCACCCTCATCATCATCTCATCCTACACAGCTAACCTGGCTGCCTTCCTCACCGTGGAGCGAATGGACTCACCCATAGACTCGGCCGATGACCTGGCCAAACAGACCAAGATAGAGTACGGTGCCGTGAGGGACGGCTCCACTATGACTTTCTTCAAG AAATCAAAGATCTCCACCTATGAGAAGATGTGGGCGTTCATGAGCAGCCGGAAGAACACGGCGCTGGTGAAGAATAACAGAGAGGGCATCCAGCGTGTGCTGACCACAGACTACGCTCTTCTGATGGAGTCCACCAGCATCGAGTACATCAGCCAGAGAAACTGCAACCTCACACAGATCGGCGGCCTCATCGACTCAAAGGGCTACGGAGTGGGCACTCCTATCG GTTCCCCGTATCGTGACAAGGTGACCATCGCCATCCTGCAGTTACAGGAGGAGGGGAAGCTCCACATGATGAAGGAGAAGTGGTGGCGAGGAAACGGATGTCCCGAGGAGGACAGTAAAGAGGCCAGCGCTCTGGGCGTGGAGAACATCGGAGGAATCTTCATCGTGCTGGCGGCCGGACTCGTCCTCTCTGTGTTCGTGGCGATCGGGGAGTTCATCTATAAGTCCAGGAAGAACCTGGACATCGAGGAGGTGAGCGTGGGACAGTGTGAATGGCACAATAAGTACTGA